A stretch of Leptolyngbya sp. 'hensonii' DNA encodes these proteins:
- a CDS encoding DUF1156 domain-containing protein translates to MTYRKKLIEVALPLEAINMESAREKSIRHGHPSTLHLWWARRPLAACRAILWASLVDDPSSWPDKFPTEEDQNRERQRLFDILGRIVIEVDKKGNQKQVVRGLVSWDEVNDPKSKVLEVGQREIARCLAWDRGEEPPTKPDAVREYIAKYAPPAYDPFAGGGSIPLEAQRLGLEAHASDLNPVAVLINKALIEIPPKFKDEPPVNPEDRKQIRIWKGAQGLAADVRYYGKWMRDEAFKRIGHFYPNIELPKAYDSEGTVIAWLWARTVRCPNPICSCQMPLVRSFALSTKTGKENWVEPIIDRSQSIPVVRFNVRTGYGDPSIGTVNRKGANCVACNTPVSLDFVRSEGKAGRLGVRMMAVVAEGKGGRIYLPPNEEHEKIAASAKPKWEPTTELPEQALGFRVQGYGMTKHSDLFSQRQLLALTTFSDLVKEAIEEVKKDGSDTEYANAVATYLGLSIGRCADFWCTFATWSWQPKNELVGHAFGRQAIPMTWDYGEINPFSNSGGNFTNNLDFTIKALEKTPATGKGTVQQCNAVALQTTNSCFSTDPPYYDNVPYADLSDFFYIWMRPTLASLYPDVLSTVLVPKAEELVAEPFRHGGKDQARRFFEDGMKAVFDKMRASANSEFPTTVYYAFKQSEDDERGSKETSIVRASTGWETMLEGLMSSGWQVNGTLPVRTERTGRLRDNASNALASSIVLVCRPRSTDALKITRRQFLTELKRELPRALKTLQQGNVAPVDLAQASIGPGMAVFSQYAAVLENDGSPMRVRTALQLINQILDEFLTEQEGEFDGDTRWALTWFEQYQFEPGQYGDAETLSKAKNTSVQGMVDAGILEAKGGKVRLLKRSELKSDWNPNSDSRMPDWEIAQYLIHELDQKGEMGAAELLAKLGNRGEIARDLAYRLYSLCDRKGWAQEGIAYNSLVISWPEITRLASEFTQSQPVQSSLF, encoded by the coding sequence ATGACCTACCGCAAAAAGCTAATTGAAGTTGCCCTGCCCCTGGAAGCCATCAATATGGAATCGGCTCGTGAAAAGTCGATTCGTCATGGGCATCCCTCCACGCTGCATCTGTGGTGGGCACGGCGACCGTTAGCAGCCTGTCGAGCGATATTGTGGGCTTCGTTGGTGGATGATCCCTCAAGCTGGCCGGACAAGTTTCCCACGGAGGAAGACCAGAATCGGGAACGGCAACGGCTGTTTGACATCTTGGGACGGATTGTTATTGAAGTTGATAAGAAAGGAAATCAGAAGCAAGTCGTCCGAGGGCTGGTGTCTTGGGATGAAGTAAATGATCCTAAATCCAAAGTGCTGGAAGTAGGGCAACGAGAGATTGCTCGATGTTTGGCTTGGGATAGAGGTGAGGAACCGCCGACTAAACCGGATGCGGTGCGGGAGTATATCGCGAAGTATGCGCCACCAGCCTATGACCCGTTTGCCGGAGGGGGTTCGATTCCCTTGGAGGCTCAGCGGTTGGGACTGGAAGCTCATGCGAGCGATTTGAATCCGGTGGCGGTGTTAATTAATAAGGCGCTGATTGAGATTCCGCCCAAGTTTAAAGATGAGCCACCTGTTAATCCAGAAGACCGTAAGCAGATTCGCATCTGGAAAGGAGCGCAAGGGTTAGCAGCCGATGTGCGGTATTACGGAAAATGGATGCGGGATGAAGCTTTCAAGCGAATTGGACACTTCTACCCAAACATAGAGTTACCAAAGGCATATGACAGTGAAGGAACTGTTATTGCATGGTTATGGGCTAGAACTGTGAGATGTCCAAATCCAATTTGTAGTTGTCAGATGCCTTTGGTTCGGTCGTTTGCCCTATCTACGAAGACAGGCAAGGAAAATTGGGTTGAACCTATCATTGATCGTTCTCAGAGTATTCCTGTTGTCCGATTCAATGTGCGAACGGGTTATGGCGATCCATCTATCGGAACTGTCAACCGAAAAGGTGCAAATTGCGTTGCCTGTAATACTCCTGTGTCACTTGATTTCGTTCGCAGTGAAGGGAAAGCGGGGCGACTTGGAGTGAGGATGATGGCAGTTGTTGCTGAAGGTAAAGGAGGAAGAATTTACCTTCCACCTAATGAAGAACATGAAAAGATTGCAGCATCGGCTAAACCGAAATGGGAACCAACCACTGAATTACCAGAACAAGCACTAGGATTTCGGGTTCAAGGATACGGAATGACAAAACATTCTGATCTATTTTCTCAACGACAACTCCTTGCTTTAACAACTTTTAGTGACTTAGTTAAAGAAGCAATAGAAGAAGTAAAGAAGGACGGTAGTGATACAGAATATGCAAATGCAGTTGCAACTTATTTAGGTTTGTCAATTGGGCGTTGTGCTGATTTTTGGTGTACGTTTGCAACATGGAGTTGGCAACCCAAAAATGAGTTAGTTGGACATGCGTTTGGTCGGCAAGCAATTCCAATGACTTGGGACTATGGAGAAATTAATCCTTTCAGCAATAGTGGTGGAAATTTCACTAACAACCTGGACTTCACCATTAAAGCCCTAGAAAAGACTCCTGCTACTGGTAAAGGAACTGTACAACAATGCAATGCAGTTGCTCTTCAAACAACCAATTCTTGTTTCTCGACTGATCCTCCTTACTATGACAATGTTCCTTATGCGGATCTATCGGATTTCTTTTATATCTGGATGCGTCCGACATTGGCATCCTTATATCCAGATGTTTTAAGCACAGTTCTTGTTCCTAAGGCTGAAGAGCTGGTTGCTGAACCCTTTCGGCATGGCGGCAAAGATCAAGCACGTCGTTTTTTTGAAGATGGCATGAAGGCAGTATTCGATAAGATGCGAGCCAGTGCTAATTCTGAGTTTCCAACAACTGTTTATTACGCATTCAAACAGTCAGAAGACGATGAACGAGGCTCGAAAGAGACTAGCATTGTGAGAGCTTCTACAGGATGGGAAACTATGCTCGAAGGCTTAATGTCATCTGGATGGCAAGTTAACGGTACTCTTCCTGTAAGAACAGAGCGAACAGGAAGGCTGAGAGATAATGCAAGCAATGCTCTCGCTTCATCTATTGTCCTCGTCTGCCGCCCCCGCTCCACCGACGCACTCAAAATCACCCGTCGTCAATTCCTCACCGAACTTAAACGCGAACTCCCCAGAGCACTCAAAACTCTCCAGCAAGGCAACGTTGCTCCGGTAGACCTCGCCCAAGCCAGCATTGGCCCCGGCATGGCCGTCTTCTCTCAATATGCTGCTGTTCTGGAAAATGATGGCTCCCCCATGCGGGTGCGGACTGCCCTGCAACTGATCAATCAGATCCTCGACGAATTCCTAACTGAGCAGGAAGGTGAATTCGACGGCGATACCCGTTGGGCACTCACCTGGTTTGAACAGTATCAGTTTGAGCCTGGACAGTATGGCGATGCAGAAACACTCAGCAAAGCAAAAAATACCAGTGTACAAGGCATGGTAGATGCGGGAATCCTAGAAGCAAAGGGTGGCAAAGTGCGCTTGCTTAAACGCAGCGAACTAAAGTCAGACTGGAATCCCAACAGCGACAGCCGAATGCCCGACTGGGAAATTGCTCAGTATCTCATCCATGAACTCGATCAAAAGGGTGAAATGGGTGCCGCAGAACTGCTGGCTAAACTGGGCAACCGAGGAGAAATCGCACGAGATCTTGCCTATCGGCTTTATAGCTTGTGCGATAGAAAAGGTTGGGCACAGGAGGGCATTGCTTATAACAGCCTTGTCATCTCCTGGCCAGAAATCACTCGTTTGGCAAGCGAGTTCACACAGTCTCAACCGGTGCAATCTAGTCTGTTTTAG